The following proteins come from a genomic window of Gimesia chilikensis:
- a CDS encoding cyclic-phosphate processing receiver domain-containing protein — MNVYLDDERPAPPGWRQVRWPDEAIQFLKTGEVRSISLDHDLGDDERGTGYDVLLWIEEAVATQDFDPPEIKVHTANPPARNRMLAAVGSIQRLTECCCGAD; from the coding sequence ATGAACGTCTATCTGGATGACGAACGACCGGCACCGCCGGGCTGGCGACAGGTTCGCTGGCCGGATGAAGCAATTCAATTTTTAAAAACGGGTGAAGTCCGCTCGATCAGTCTCGACCACGATCTGGGCGATGACGAACGCGGCACTGGCTATGATGTGCTACTCTGGATTGAAGAAGCTGTCGCGACGCAGGACTTCGATCCACCAGAGATCAAAGTACACACCGCGAACCCGCCTGCCCGCAATCGAATGCTTGCGGCTGTCGGTTCCATTCAGCGTCTGACCGAGTGTTGCTGCGGCGCAGACTGA
- a CDS encoding type I restriction endonuclease — MDLIDRMKEIAARIPKQLEYTQTEEATKNAFVMPFISALGYDVFNPLEVIPEFTSDVGIKKGEKVDYAIKKDEQIIILVECKWSGADLDKVHASQLFRYFSVTSARFAILTNGIEYQFYSDIDEPNKMDSKPFFVFNMLHFEDHQINELKKFTKSAFSLDDILTTASTLKYAGAIKKILEEELKAPSEEFVRFFASQVYDGRLTQQVIEQFTKIVKDARSQFINERINERLKTALSANSGEGGGEDLFDDEENGDDASARDGIETTQEELDGFNVVKAILREVVDVARVTMRDTKSYCGILLDDNNRKPICRLRFNHSQKYLGLFTNKNEDKVEIECVDDIFKHSERLKAVIGEYEGGKAEVVEEKSTGGIVDNG; from the coding sequence ATGGATCTGATCGATCGGATGAAAGAAATTGCTGCCCGGATTCCAAAACAACTGGAATACACCCAGACCGAGGAGGCGACGAAGAACGCGTTCGTCATGCCCTTCATCAGTGCGTTGGGATACGATGTGTTCAACCCGCTGGAGGTGATCCCGGAGTTCACGTCAGACGTGGGCATCAAGAAGGGAGAGAAAGTCGATTACGCGATCAAGAAGGATGAGCAGATCATTATCCTGGTCGAATGCAAATGGTCGGGAGCCGATCTGGACAAGGTGCACGCTTCACAGCTCTTCCGGTATTTCTCGGTGACGTCGGCCCGGTTTGCGATTCTGACCAACGGCATCGAATACCAGTTTTACTCGGACATCGACGAGCCTAACAAAATGGATTCGAAGCCCTTCTTCGTCTTCAACATGCTGCACTTCGAAGACCACCAGATCAACGAACTCAAAAAGTTCACAAAGTCGGCGTTTTCGCTGGACGACATTCTGACGACGGCCAGTACGCTCAAGTACGCGGGGGCGATCAAGAAGATTCTGGAGGAGGAACTCAAGGCACCGTCTGAAGAGTTCGTGCGGTTCTTCGCGTCACAGGTGTACGACGGCCGGTTGACGCAGCAGGTGATTGAGCAGTTCACGAAGATCGTGAAAGATGCACGCTCACAGTTCATTAACGAGCGGATCAACGAGCGACTGAAGACCGCCCTGTCTGCGAACTCGGGAGAAGGCGGTGGTGAGGATCTGTTCGACGACGAAGAGAACGGCGACGACGCTTCGGCCCGTGACGGCATCGAAACCACGCAGGAAGAACTGGATGGCTTCAACGTCGTTAAGGCGATCCTGCGGGAAGTGGTCGACGTAGCCCGCGTGACGATGCGCGACACAAAAAGTTATTGCGGCATCCTGCTGGACGACAACAACCGCAAACCGATCTGCCGCCTGCGGTTCAACCACTCACAGAAATACCTGGGCCTGTTCACGAACAAGAATGAAGACAAAGTCGAGATTGAGTGCGTGGATGATATCTTCAAACACTCAGAGCGGCTGAAAGCTGTGATTGGGGAGTATGAGGGTGGGAAGGCTGAAGTTGTGGAAGAGAAGTCTACTGGGGGGATTGTGGATAACGGTTGA
- a CDS encoding DUF6977 family protein, which produces MAVRPVYVPRDDRPGVVVRSLDFEWFPGFSTAQKQRSIHSLHVAAGEAGIEPVLEISSKSPEELGVSLSAFHLSLTDADGSRSCSVETAFQGSKVFERGGPFLDLLNGTSREAKKDDRLQSSGRLLRFEFQGAAWPLKPRTYFYDWLYLSALEQQSGLRETLVGYRGFTDIEFNPKKSINCQAYSAALYVSILESGQSDTILSSPESFLESLQDEYTARDELLARQPRLG; this is translated from the coding sequence ATGGCGGTCCGCCCCGTCTATGTTCCCCGCGATGATCGTCCGGGAGTCGTGGTACGTTCGCTCGACTTCGAATGGTTCCCCGGCTTCTCGACGGCTCAGAAGCAGCGCTCGATTCACTCCCTGCATGTCGCCGCCGGGGAGGCAGGTATCGAACCGGTGCTGGAGATCTCCAGCAAGTCCCCCGAGGAACTGGGGGTGTCGTTGAGTGCCTTTCATCTTTCATTGACCGACGCGGACGGGAGCAGGTCCTGCTCCGTGGAGACTGCCTTCCAGGGGAGCAAAGTCTTTGAGCGGGGCGGCCCGTTTCTCGACCTGCTCAATGGAACCTCGCGGGAGGCCAAGAAAGACGACCGGCTGCAGAGTTCGGGACGCCTGCTCCGGTTCGAGTTTCAGGGGGCTGCCTGGCCCTTGAAGCCCCGCACTTACTTCTATGACTGGCTCTACCTGAGTGCCCTGGAGCAGCAGTCCGGACTTCGGGAGACGCTGGTCGGCTACCGGGGTTTTACGGATATCGAATTCAACCCGAAGAAGTCGATCAACTGCCAGGCGTACTCCGCGGCTCTGTATGTGTCGATCCTGGAATCCGGTCAGAGTGACACGATCCTCTCCTCGCCCGAGAGTTTTCTGGAATCTCTACAGGACGAATACACGGCCCGGGATGAGTTGCTGGCCCGGCAACCCAGGCTCGGCTGA
- a CDS encoding VOC family protein — MTDKQPHQITEVFPYLRTRDASAAIDFYERAFGAVEDFRLTEPGGRIGHAELKFGATTIMVSDEYPEYGIHAPRESTPTGSAIHLHVQDVDAMTQQAVGAGATLIMEPADQFYGERAAKVQDPFGHEWLLGSQIEEVSPEEMQRRFSAMFEAGEEEC; from the coding sequence ATGACCGACAAACAGCCCCACCAGATCACTGAAGTCTTTCCTTACCTCCGCACCCGGGATGCCAGTGCCGCCATCGATTTCTATGAGCGGGCGTTTGGAGCCGTCGAGGACTTTCGGCTGACCGAACCCGGCGGGCGGATTGGTCACGCGGAACTCAAGTTCGGGGCAACGACGATCATGGTCTCCGACGAGTATCCCGAGTACGGCATTCACGCGCCCCGGGAATCCACGCCGACCGGATCGGCAATCCATCTGCATGTGCAGGATGTCGACGCCATGACGCAACAGGCCGTCGGCGCAGGTGCCACGTTGATCATGGAACCGGCCGACCAGTTCTACGGCGAACGTGCCGCGAAGGTTCAGGATCCCTTTGGGCACGAATGGCTGCTCGGCAGTCAGATTGAAGAAGTGTCTCCCGAGGAGATGCAGCGCCGCTTTAGCGCGATGTTCGAGGCAGGCGAAGAGGAGTGCTGA
- a CDS encoding Shedu anti-phage system protein SduA domain-containing protein translates to MSLPPESNLDDVKVRIRNSIKNPNLGSIQQAVLKEGPQAFRIATLMEILNPNTEELHHYILKLDSIDRKKDGWFYKPEKSITLNGENPNEIELLFRFLQAHHEGRLSGSTGELRILKSRDYEKLGDLIELVPDLASPDMIELIKLIVPRIRDTNSYREEFVEVFEQSDPQIVEHIAVAAQLVKNQKAFELLTRLVESEDTDEQKYQELLVKNPWMFGSEYSELLDRRKWTRDDNLDFMLRRTTDNYLEIVEIKTPFTDALFRYDKSHDSYYPSSNLSKVLGQVMRYITEVERKRDSILAQDSFDTLKIRARIFIGRDGGSTQLEALRNFNDHLHGIEVLTFDQLIRIADRVLKIFQRESFGENGADELSQDQGPF, encoded by the coding sequence ATGAGTCTGCCACCTGAATCGAATTTAGATGATGTAAAAGTACGGATACGGAATTCAATCAAGAATCCTAATCTTGGTAGTATTCAACAGGCTGTTCTCAAGGAAGGGCCTCAAGCATTTAGAATAGCCACACTGATGGAAATCCTTAATCCAAATACGGAGGAACTTCATCATTATATCTTGAAGCTTGATAGTATTGATCGCAAAAAAGATGGATGGTTTTATAAGCCTGAAAAGTCAATCACTCTTAATGGTGAAAACCCAAATGAGATTGAGCTTCTTTTCCGGTTTTTACAAGCTCATCATGAGGGGAGGTTATCTGGTTCAACCGGTGAATTGCGAATACTTAAGTCGCGTGATTATGAAAAACTCGGGGATTTAATTGAATTAGTTCCAGATCTTGCCTCTCCTGATATGATCGAGTTGATCAAATTAATAGTTCCTCGAATTCGAGATACAAACTCATATCGAGAGGAGTTTGTTGAGGTTTTCGAACAAAGCGATCCACAGATAGTAGAGCACATTGCGGTTGCTGCGCAGCTAGTCAAGAATCAGAAAGCATTTGAATTATTAACGAGGCTTGTAGAGAGTGAGGATACTGATGAGCAAAAATACCAAGAATTATTAGTAAAGAATCCTTGGATGTTTGGTAGCGAGTACAGTGAACTTCTAGATCGGAGAAAATGGACTAGAGATGATAATCTCGACTTTATGCTAAGACGTACAACTGATAACTATCTGGAAATAGTTGAGATTAAAACACCATTTACTGATGCATTATTTAGATATGATAAATCTCATGATAGTTACTATCCTTCTTCTAATCTCTCTAAAGTGCTTGGGCAAGTAATGCGTTATATCACTGAAGTCGAGCGGAAGCGAGACTCAATTCTTGCTCAAGATAGTTTTGATACACTCAAAATACGAGCCCGAATTTTTATTGGTCGAGATGGTGGATCTACTCAATTGGAAGCTTTGCGAAATTTTAATGACCACTTACATGGAATCGAGGTTCTAACATTCGATCAACTGATTCGTATTGCTGATCGAGTATTAAAAATATTTCAGAGAGAGTCATTTGGAGAAAATGGTGCCGATGAACTCTCACAAGATCAAGGGCCATTTTGA
- a CDS encoding type II secretion system protein GspG codes for MIRRLIRHVLIALLCGALIFVILNVAAWYNLRGQRNMCRNQDFTRFYGLRVLGMQIADYRETHGVLPDTLAEIPDVHAMLELPGEPLLDSWGNPFQYRREGENYELFSYGRDGQPGGVGLDADLYVDGRNRERALPTFRQFFLTNDKDEVARDGFLVAGAEAAFLVFCFTLMSLKGTTRTGHPMTAWRYIWFTLVVLVIATGMGLMLLPLHIPNGH; via the coding sequence ATGATTCGACGACTGATACGCCACGTGCTGATTGCCCTGCTCTGCGGCGCGTTGATCTTTGTGATTCTGAATGTGGCTGCCTGGTATAATTTGCGCGGTCAGCGAAATATGTGTCGCAATCAGGACTTCACGCGTTTTTATGGGCTACGGGTCTTAGGAATGCAGATTGCCGACTATCGGGAGACACACGGTGTGCTGCCCGATACTCTGGCGGAGATTCCCGACGTGCATGCCATGCTGGAACTGCCGGGCGAGCCGCTGCTGGACAGTTGGGGGAACCCGTTTCAATATCGGCGGGAGGGGGAGAATTACGAGCTGTTCTCTTATGGTCGCGACGGGCAGCCGGGGGGCGTGGGCCTCGATGCGGATCTGTATGTTGACGGGCGGAACCGGGAACGGGCGCTCCCCACGTTCCGGCAGTTCTTTCTGACGAACGACAAAGACGAGGTGGCGCGGGACGGGTTCCTGGTTGCTGGTGCGGAAGCAGCCTTTCTCGTGTTCTGTTTCACGCTCATGTCATTAAAAGGGACGACGAGAACCGGACACCCGATGACGGCGTGGCGATATATCTGGTTTACCCTGGTGGTGCTGGTGATTGCGACCGGCATGGGACTGATGCTGCTGCCGTTACATATTCCGAATGGGCACTGA